The following coding sequences lie in one Oncorhynchus masou masou isolate Uvic2021 chromosome 20, UVic_Omas_1.1, whole genome shotgun sequence genomic window:
- the LOC135506800 gene encoding pleiotropic regulator 1-like isoform X2 — protein sequence MAAKLRADYSAVLHMPVLKEGKDRPLGSNMPGNQNYAQPGDDPEYLITGTHAYPSGPGVALTADTQIHRNPSEGGVHALALALPPSQARLDASRTAAGVGDIHRNAGGAERSPAPHSHAMSLLEGGGTKNSSLVARKAPTMPKPQWHAPWKLFRVISGHLGWVRSIAVEPGNQWFVTGAGDRTIKIWDLASGKLKLSLTGHISTVRGVAVSTRSPYLFSCGEDKQVKCWDLEYNKVIRHYHGHLSAVYDLDLHPTIDVLVTCSRDATARVWDIRSKANVHTLSGHTNTVATVRCQAAEPQIITGSHDSTIRLWDLIAGKTRATLTNHKKSVRALALHPRQYTLASGSADNIKQWTFPDGNFIQNLSGHNAIINAMAVNSDGVLVSGADNGTIHLWDWRTGYNFQRIHAAVQPGSLDSESGIFACMFDHSESRLITAEADKTIKVYKEDDTATEESHPINWKPEILKRKRF from the exons GTGATGATCCAGAGTACTTGATCACTGGGACACACGCATACCCCTCAGGACCTG GGGTGGCTCTGACGGCGGACACTCAGATACATAGGAACCCCAGTGAGGGGGGAGTTCACGCCTTGGCTCTTGCCCTGCCGCCATCACAAGCCAG GCTGGACGCCAGTCGCACTGCAGCTGGTGTCGGGGACATTCACAGAAACGCAGGGGGGGCCGAGAGGTCTCCTGCTCCTCACTCACACGCTATG TCTCTTTTGGAAGGAGGCGGCACCAAGAACTCGTCCCTCGTTGCCAGAAAAGCCCCCACTATGCCCAAGCCCCAGTGGCACGCTCCATGGAAGCTGTTTCGG GTCATCAGTGGTCATCTTGGCTGGGTGAGGTCCATTGCCGTAGAGCCCGGCAACCAGTGGTTTGTGACAGGTGCAGGCGACAGAACCATTAAG ATCTGGGACCTAGCCAGTGGGAAGCTAAAGCTCTCCCTAACGGGACACATCAGCACAGTGCGCGGCGTGGCCGTGAGCACCCGGAGCCCCTACCTGTTCTCCTGCGGCGAGGACAAGCAGGTCAAGTGCTGGGATCTGGAGTACAACAAG GTTATCAGGCACTACCACGGCCACCTCAGCGCTGTGTACGACTTGGACCTGCACCCAACCATCGACGTGCTGGTCACGTGCAGCCGAGATGCCACAGCCAGG GTGTGGGATATCAGGAGCAAAGCCAACGTGCACACCCTGTCCGGACACACCAACACAGTGGCCACAGTCAGATGCCAGGCCGCCGAACCGCAGATCATCACAG GGAGCCACGACTCCACCATCAGGCTATGGGATCTGATAGCTGGGAAGACCAGAGCCACTCTCACCAATCACAAGAAGTCTGTCAGAGCACTGGCCCTACATCCCAGACA GTATACCTTAGCCTCTGGCTCTGCCGACAACATCAAGCAGTGGACGTTCCCAGACGGCAACTTCATCCAGAACCTCTCTGGACACAACGCCATCATCAACGCAATGGCGGTCAACTCAGACGGCGTGCTGGTATCAGGAG CTGACAACGGCACCATTCACCTGTGGGACTGGCGGACCGGCTACAACTTCCAGCGTATCCACGCCGCCGTGCAGCCCGGCTCACTGGACAGCGAATCGGGGATCTTCGCCTGCATGTTCGACCACTCGGAGAGCAGGCTGATCACGGCCGAGGCCGACAAGACCATCAAGGTGTACAAAGAGGACGACACGGCG ACCGAGGAAAGCCACCCAATCAACTGGAAACCGGAAATCCTCAAGAGGAAAAGATTCTAG
- the LOC135506801 gene encoding E3 ubiquitin-protein ligase TRIM47-like, producing MASSTILQSEEQFLCSICLDVFTEPVTTSCGHNFCMACIRKYWNSTDLYQCPLCQEKFSRRPKLRVNTTFRKVVENFKKRRDIGRDGPRTEPGKVSCDVCTGMKRKALMSCLVCQTSYCETHLEPHQIASPLKRHKLIDPVENLEDRMCQKHDRLLELFCRTDQTCVCQFCTEADHKTHDTIPIEEECGERKAQLGKTEAEVQLIIQERLKKVKKIRLSVVRRQRDAEREIENSVQVFTALVRSIEKSQAELIEVIEEKQKAVERQAEGLIKELEQDITELKRRRTDLKQLSHTEDHLQLLQSFLSLECKLPPTKDWSEISVHSDLCVGTVRRAVSQLEEILNNEMEKLPEVKLKRIQQYAVDVTLDPDTAHHKLILSEDGKQVRTGDTELNLPDNPKRTGLRSVFTVLCVWGL from the exons ATGGCTTCCTCCACTATTCTCCAGTCTGAAGAGCAGTTCCTGTGCTCTATCTGTCTGGATGTGTTCACTGAGCCAGTCACCACTTCATGTGGACACAACTTCTGCATGGCCTGTATCAGAAAGTACTGGAATAGCACGGACCTGTACCAATGTCCACTGTGTCAGGAGAAATTCTCCAGACGACCTAAGCTTCGTGTCAACACAACTTTCAGAAAGGTTGTAGAGAATTTTAAAAagaggagagatataggtagAGATGGGCCCCGTACCGAACCTGGAAAAGTGTCCTGTGATGTCTGCACTGGGATGAAGCGCAAGGCCCTTATGTCCTGCCTGGTGTGTCAGACCTCTTACTGTGAGACTCACCTGGAGCCTCATCAGATAGCCTCACCCTTAAAGAGACACAAACTGATCGACCCTGTGGAGAACCTGGAAGACAGGATGTGTCAGAAGCATGACAGACTCCTGGAGCTTTTCTGTAGGACTGACCAGACTTGTGTGTGTCAGTTCTGCACTGAGGCAGACCACAAGACTCATGACACTATCCCTATAGAGGAagagtgtggagagaggaagGCTCAGCTGGGGAAAACTGAGGCAGAAGTGCAGCTAATTATCcaggagagactgaagaaggtTAAAAAGATCAGACTCTCTGTAGTTCgtagacagagagatgcagagagagagatagaaaacagTGTACAAGTCTTTACTGCTCTGGTGCGCTCCATTGAGAAAAGCCAAGCTGAGCTGATTGAGGTGATTGAGGAGAAGCAGAAAGCAGTAGAGAGGCAGGCTGAAGGGCTCATTAAAGAACTGGAGCAGGACATCACTGAGCTAAAGAGGAGAAGAACTGATCTGAAGCAGCTCTCACACACTGAGGACCACCTCCAACTTCTTCAGAGCTTCCTATCCCTAGAGTGCAAACTTCCACCCACCAAGGACTGGTCTGAGATCAGTGTTCACAGTGATCTGTGTGTGGGGACTGTGAGGAGAGCTGTGTCCCAGCTGGAGGAGATACTGAATAATGAGATGGAGAAGCTGCCTGAAGTCAAACTGAAGAGGATTCAGCAGTATGCAGTGGATGTGACTCTGGACCCTGATACAGCACATCACAAACTCATCCTGTCTGAAGATGGGAAACAAGTGAGAACTGGAGACACGGAGCTGAATCTTCCTGACAATCCAAAAAG GACTGGTCTGAGATCAGTGTTCACAGTGCTCTGTGTGTGGGGACTGTGA